A single Halococcus hamelinensis 100A6 DNA region contains:
- a CDS encoding DUF357 domain-containing protein — MPADLAEKTDRYERLLAEALDAASTAPPEGTPLAGVAADYEEMARSYLADGRHFRESGDPVNALAAFSYGHAWLDAGARLGVFSVPDEGDLFTV, encoded by the coding sequence ATGCCCGCAGACCTCGCGGAGAAGACCGACCGCTACGAACGACTCCTCGCCGAGGCGCTCGACGCCGCGAGCACCGCGCCCCCGGAGGGAACCCCGCTGGCCGGCGTCGCCGCCGACTACGAGGAGATGGCGCGGTCGTATCTCGCCGACGGCCGCCACTTCCGCGAATCGGGCGACCCCGTGAACGCGCTCGCGGCGTTCTCGTACGGCCACGCCTGGCTCGACGCCGGCGCGCGCCTCGGCGTGTTCTCGGTGCCGGACGAGGGCGACCTCTTCACGGTGTAG
- a CDS encoding winged helix-turn-helix domain-containing protein has protein sequence MEAVLWYVLTGTRGGTNRVRILKALDERPRNANQLAGDLDLDYKTVRHHLDVLVDNNVLENSGDDYGAVYLPTDQARHHWETIEDIIEQVD, from the coding sequence ATGGAGGCCGTGCTGTGGTACGTGCTGACCGGCACCCGTGGTGGCACGAACCGCGTGCGGATCCTCAAAGCGCTCGACGAGCGCCCACGCAACGCCAACCAGCTCGCCGGGGACCTGGACCTCGATTACAAGACGGTCCGACACCACCTCGACGTGCTGGTCGACAACAACGTTCTCGAAAACAGTGGCGACGACTACGGCGCGGTCTACCTCCCGACGGACCAGGCGCGCCACCACTGGGAAACGATCGAGGACATCATCGAACAGGTGGACTGA
- a CDS encoding transcription initiation factor IIB — MSDTTTRINEKEREQTEEEIDEQEAAEDELTCPECGGRLAADTEHGETVCMDCGLVVETDEIDRGPEWRAFDSAERDQKSRVGAPTTNMMHDKGLSTNIGWQNKDAYGNALSSRQRQKMQRLRTWNERFRTRDSKERNLKQALGEIDRMASALGLPDSVRETASVIYRRALDEDLLPGRSIEGVSTSALYAAARQAGTPRSLDEIATVSRVGKMELTRTYRYVVRELGLEIQPADPASYVPRFASDLDLSEESERRARQLLETAKDEGIISGKSPVGLAAAAVYAAALLTNEKVTQGAVSEVADISEVTIRNRYKELLEAEGDVMAA, encoded by the coding sequence ATGAGCGACACTACAACCCGGATCAACGAGAAGGAACGAGAGCAGACCGAAGAGGAGATCGACGAGCAGGAGGCCGCCGAGGACGAACTGACCTGTCCCGAGTGCGGTGGCCGGCTCGCCGCCGACACCGAACACGGCGAGACGGTCTGTATGGACTGCGGGCTCGTCGTCGAGACCGACGAGATCGACCGTGGCCCCGAGTGGCGGGCGTTCGACTCGGCCGAGCGCGACCAGAAGTCGCGCGTGGGCGCGCCGACGACGAACATGATGCACGACAAGGGCCTCTCGACCAACATCGGCTGGCAGAACAAGGACGCCTACGGCAACGCCCTGAGTTCGCGCCAGCGCCAGAAGATGCAGCGGCTGCGAACCTGGAACGAGCGGTTCCGAACCCGCGACTCGAAGGAGCGCAACCTCAAACAGGCCCTCGGCGAGATCGACCGCATGGCGAGCGCGCTCGGCCTCCCGGACTCCGTTCGCGAGACCGCCTCGGTGATCTACCGCCGCGCGCTCGACGAGGACCTCCTGCCTGGGCGCTCGATCGAGGGCGTCTCGACCAGCGCGCTCTACGCCGCCGCGCGCCAGGCCGGCACCCCGCGGAGCCTCGACGAGATCGCGACGGTCTCCAGAGTTGGAAAAATGGAGCTCACCCGGACCTACCGCTACGTCGTCCGCGAGCTGGGTCTCGAGATCCAGCCCGCCGACCCCGCAAGCTACGTCCCGCGGTTCGCCTCCGACCTCGACCTCTCTGAGGAGTCCGAACGCCGCGCCCGCCAGCTCCTCGAGACCGCGAAGGACGAGGGGATCATCAGCGGCAAGAGCCCCGTGGGCCTCGCGGCCGCTGCGGTCTACGCCGCCGCGCTGCTCACCAACGAGAAGGTCACCCAGGGTGCAGTGAGCGAGGTCGCCGACATCAGCGAGGTCACCATCCGGAACCGGTACAAGGAGCTCCTCGAAGCCGAAGGCGACGTCATGGCGGCCTGA
- a CDS encoding DUF7836 family putative zinc-binding protein, with protein sequence MDEAAVQLLCPECAKHWQSAPRDLPASDAVFHCPNCHASYRLTEFMRTDRDLTMLRQFE encoded by the coding sequence ATGGACGAAGCAGCCGTCCAACTGTTGTGCCCGGAGTGCGCCAAACACTGGCAGTCGGCACCGCGCGACCTCCCCGCGAGCGACGCGGTGTTTCACTGCCCGAACTGTCACGCGAGCTACCGGCTCACCGAGTTCATGCGAACCGACCGCGACCTCACGATGCTTCGGCAGTTCGAGTAG